One part of the Topomyia yanbarensis strain Yona2022 unplaced genomic scaffold, ASM3024719v1 HiC_scaffold_24, whole genome shotgun sequence genome encodes these proteins:
- the LOC131695020 gene encoding uncharacterized protein K02A2.6-like, protein MQHYAVFLESFDYNIRYRSSKENANADAMSRLPIEDVHNKNRIEEVDIIELNLIETLPVTADELAEFTKNDPNVHNLLQGLKVGRMVDGRDRFGVDQNEFSVQKGCIMKGIRVYIPPKLRKRVLDELHMGHFGISRMKSLARSYCWWECVDRDIEDLSRDCCECASVRKNPPKVAIHCWEKPVEPFQRIHIDFAGPFLGLNFLVIMDAFTKWPEVKLIPDMTTDTTIDKLREYFVTYGVPSVIVSDRGVQFTSEQFQSFLNKNGVTHKMGAPYHPATNGLAERFVQTFKDKLKTLKCDRKDIQFELYKILLAYRRAVHPATGKSPSILVFGRQIKSRLDLIVPKNGEDKVEREEQGDVRCFAVNDRVAARDFLSSSKWKFGIVTERLGKLHYMIELDDGRIWKRHIDQLSSGPIERVFDADPYSINVEIYDHNRCENPIASPKRQLPTKQTDTPAAVKNKQAIPTTDNTAPVTQDAIESGVSDKENIKSRSRSECKANNGSTNSTVGTPRRSTRVRNPPKRLDI, encoded by the coding sequence ATGCAGCACTATGCTGTATTTCTCGAGTCTTTTGATTATAATATTCGATACCGATCATCCAAAGAAAACGCGAACGCGGACGCCATGTCACGACTTCCGATCGAAGATGTGCACAACAAAAATCGTATAGAAGAGGTTGACATTATTGAATTGAACCTAATTGAGACGTTACCGGTGACCGCGGACGAGTTGGCGGAATTTACGAAAAACGATCCAAATGTGCATAATCTATTGCAGGGTTTGAAAGTCGGTAGAATGGTAGATGGCCGCGATAGATTCGGAGTAGACCAAAATGAATTTTCGGTTCAGAAGGGTTGTATAATGAAAGGAATTCGAGTATACATTCCTCCGAAATTGCGTAAACGTGTTTTAGATGAGCTTCACATGGGCCATTTTGGGATATCCCGCATGAAATCCCTAGCGCGATCCTATTGTTGGTGGGAGTGTGTAGATCGTGATATCGAAGATTTATCGCGTGATTGTTGCGAGTGTGCTAGCGTGAGGAAAAATCCCCCGAAAGTAGCTATTCATTGTTGGGAAAAGCCTGTCGAACCATTTCAACGGATTCACATAGACTTTGCAGGGCCATTTCTCGGATTGAACTTTTTGGTTATCATGGACGCGTTCACAAAATGGCCGGAAGTGAAGCTAATACCTGACATGACTACTGACACGACCATTGATAAGCTACGTGAATATTTCGTAACCTATGGTGTTCCTTCGGTAATCGTTAGCGACAGAGGCGTTCAATTTACTTCTGAGCAATTCCAATCTTTTCTTAACAAAAATGGTGTAACTCACAAAATGGGTGCACCATATCATCCGGCTACAAACGGACTAGCAGAACGATTTGTCCAGACTTTCAAGGACAAACTGAAAACGTTGAAATGCGACCGAAAAGATATTCAATTTGAGCTCTATAAGATTCTTCTTGCATACAGGCGAGCAGTACATCCTGCAACGGGTAAATCACCTTCAATATTGGTTTTTGGACGACAAATAAAATCACGACTCGATCTAATTGTTCCTAAAAACGGAGAGGATAAGGTTGAGCGTGAGGAACAGGGTGATGTACGGTGTTTCGCTGTAAATGACAGAGTAGCCGCTCGTGATTTTTTGAGTTCCTCCAAGTGGAAGTTCGGTATTGTTACCGAAAGGCTAGGGAAGTTACATTATATGATTGAGCTAGACGATGGGCGAATCTGGAAAAGGCATATTGATCAACTGAGTTCCGGACCTATAGAGCGAGTTTTTGATGCAGATCCTTATTCTATTAACGTCGAGATTTACGACCATAACCGCTGTGAAAATCCAATAGCTTCACCAAAACGACAGCTGCCGACTAAACAGACCGACACTCCAGCTGCCGTCAAAAACAAACAAGCAATCCCGACAACCGACAATACCGCTCCTGTTACTCAGGATGCTATCGAGTCAGGGGTATCTGACAAAGAGAACATCAAGTCCAGATCAAGATCAGAATGTAAGGCAAACAATGGATCTACAAACAGTACAGTAGGTACACCGAGGCGATCTACTAGGGTCAGAAATCCCCCGAAAAGGCTTGATATTTGA